A stretch of DNA from Syngnathus acus chromosome 1, fSynAcu1.2, whole genome shotgun sequence:
GACCCTTGTCACCGTTTCCACCTTCGTACAAGTGAGTAGTTCTGAACTGTAGGTGTTCTGATGACATTTTAGATAAGTCCTGGTTTGGACAGGGCAACCAGCATCTCCAATCTTATCATTCATCGGATAGTAGTTTTGATGAGTCGAGACTGACTAATCTAAATGATTGTTTGGCGTTAAACGTACCGCGCTTGTCTTTTGTTGTGACTTGTGATTAGGCTCAGATCAAAATTGATGATAAATCTATGGATGAATCAATGTCAGGGTTTttcctatttatttttgcaattgAAAGGTGAACAAAGCAAACTTCATACACCCACCTCATTCAGCAATTTCATGGTGATGTCATTAAGCGGCTCATGAGAAAACCTACAGTCGTCTCCTTTAGAGCACTTTCCCTTTTTATGGAAAAATTTGCATGGGAAAGACCGTGCATAGCTGTTAAGGAAAATATTAAAACGTAAACACTTTGGCCTCTACCCTAATGTGAAACTTGACCCAAACAGCAGGTCCGCGTAGGCTATGCTACATTTTACCGAAGCGTCTTTACCTGTAGTGGAGTCCACTATGACTTTGTTTTGGCTAAAGCAAAGGATATTGTGCATAAACGGGCATTTCTCCCCTTTCATGCAGGCTCCCTGCATGTAATACTTGCAACGCGTTTTGACGAGATCGTTCTCAGGCTCAATGTGTTGCATTTGACAGTTGTCACCCTGCAACAAGAGGAAGAGAATACAGCAATTTATCAACACCTTACATACTGAAGTTTTGTTGGATATCAGTTTCCAGTACATCACCCACCTTGATGCACTTTCCATGAAGAAAATGTCGGCAAACCATTTGTTCATTCACCAACAAAATATTCTGTTCCTTAAACTCTTCTGTGAAATATTTGACTGgctaaaaagagaaagaacttTAAGAATGGCAGTAAATTCAGCCACTTGAATCTGTCACAATTATAAATCTCACCCGAGTCTTAATTCTGTTCTGTATATGATTTCTGCGTTCTGTTCTGTCTGCaggtttccttgaacttttTGTCTGATGGCGTCCCCCTCCATTTTGAGGCTGTCCTCGCTTCTGCTGTCGACCTTTCTGCTGCTTGGTCTGTTTTGTCTGTTGTTGCCGGTTGccattgtggtttgtttgaaaTTTGGGGCCACTGTAACTGACCTGATTGGCACAGTTATATGGTGACCCCTTGGTGAAGCCAGCCCTTTTATTCTTGTGGTCAGTGAGCTGCACGTGATAGTCAAACGACTTGGAATAATCTTGGGTGTCCAAATCGGGCTTGCTTGCCTGTGTCCAGTTACGTTGCTTCTGTGAAAGGAATGTGAGGGTTATCACTTTACAGTGGAAAATTCTCACAGcaccccaccaaaaaaatgtcacaattaTATACTGTAAACGAATATAATCATCTCTTGTCAATTTAGGGCTGTTTAGTTGAACTCAAGATTACACACAGTGTATGAAAGACACTTTCTCCCTCATTGTCCAACACGAACTCGTacaatttttgttgttctAACTAAGCCAGCTGAAATTATCAAAGGTATGTGCTGAATTTTGGGACAATGAGAGAAGGATTTGTGTCAGCAATTTTTCATGACTTTCTTTCCAAGTCAGAAGTATGGATACATTGCTTTAGCTTTGTAAATCAAATGGCCTAcgtgaaatgttttgtatATGCTTACACAAATATACTGTACTAGTAGAAATTGTGGCCAATTTCCCCTGACGGAACTGGTGTAATCAAGTTTGGAGGCTTCCTTGCTCACACATGCCTTTTCAGGTCTGCTAATAAATGTTGAACACGACTGAGATTCTGCTCTGTGACGGCCATTCCATGAAAACATTGACTTTAGATGTTCTTAAGACACTTTGCAACCAGTTTGGCAGTATGTTTTACGTCGTTGCCCATTTCTGAACCATTTGCACCCAAGATTTAAGATGTTGTTTAATTATGTCCACGTTTATTTTGTCAATGCACCAGTCCCTCCTGCAGCAACTCAAACCCACAAGAAAATCTATCAATCAAGAGAGAAAGTTAGTGAACAGCATCAGTGTGACCCTAATGTGATAATACTGTAAAATTTGAGCATTTAGTTAACATTTAAATGATGCCGTCTGCTCTTAACAAGCTCTTCACTCTTTCGCAAGGACTAAGACAAAAGCAGCCGTTTGACCGTCTGACGCAGCATTAATATGCAAAATATTAAAGTACATTTAGATTGTGGTTAAATGCTAATGCTTGTGAGGTTTTACACGGTTTAACATACCTTTGTATGGGGACCAGGTTGCTCACCCTCGCTCGTCCTCTTTTTGCTTGTAGTACTTTGAACCTTGTCAATGTCGCCCCTTATAAGAAATGGATGAGTTAAAAGTAGCATTAGCGAGGCTTAATGTAAAAGTGTATCAAATGCAAACTTAAATACGAAGGTTGCCGCTACTACCTGACTGTAAAAGACGTCGCATCACTTCCAGAAAGACTCGCGAAGAGGTTTGTGAAAGACattatgacaaaaacaaaataatgtctTTCAGTTTACGTCGCATTACGTTTCCGATTTGGTCTTGTCCCGTAAATTTGGCGTCACAAAGCTTTGCTGCGTTCGTGGTCCCTCGGAATGTTTTCGTTTTAATTGAAATGAGTTCAAACTGCGAGCAATATCTGTGGTGATTACAGAAACATAAATAGGGCTGCATGTAAAAAATAAGATTAAGTGTATTAAGTAATAAGTAG
This window harbors:
- the LOC119128096 gene encoding zinc finger CCCH domain-containing protein 6-like isoform X4, which gives rise to MSFTNLFASLSGSDATSFTVRGDIDKVQSTTSKKRTSEGEQPGPHTKKQRNWTQASKPDLDTQDYSKSFDYHVQLTDHKNKRAGFTKGSPYNCANQVSYSGPKFQTNHNGNRQQQTKQTKQQKGRQQKRGQPQNGGGRHQTKSSRKPADRTERRNHIQNRIKTRPVKYFTEEFKEQNILLVNEQMVCRHFLHGKCIKGDNCQMQHIEPENDLVKTRCKYYMQGACMKGEKCPFMHNILCFSQNKVIVDSTTVYGI